A single region of the Parasphingorhabdus litoris DSM 22379 genome encodes:
- a CDS encoding isochorismatase family protein — MTLVGTKMVSDGRTAREIFEEVIGNPARKKFGFGDKLAIVNVDVQQAYTRTDMFKTAYETDPNQIDYINQISASARAKAMPVIWSRVAYKEDAGDAGVWGTRTDTEDSLQNIKYDSERHLLDPRCEIGADDLQYTKRMPSAFFETPLASYLTWHKVDTVVVTGGSTSGCVRATAVDALSHGYRTIVPIETCADKHESYHFANLTDLQLKYADVEPVQAVIDWLEAR, encoded by the coding sequence ATGACGCTTGTCGGCACAAAAATGGTTTCCGATGGCCGCACGGCGCGGGAAATCTTTGAAGAAGTCATTGGCAACCCCGCACGAAAGAAATTTGGTTTCGGCGATAAGCTCGCCATCGTCAATGTCGATGTGCAACAGGCCTATACGCGGACGGACATGTTCAAGACCGCATATGAGACCGATCCGAATCAGATTGACTATATCAATCAAATTTCTGCGTCAGCACGGGCTAAAGCTATGCCGGTTATCTGGAGCCGGGTCGCTTATAAAGAAGACGCCGGTGATGCTGGTGTCTGGGGTACGCGAACCGATACTGAAGATTCGTTGCAGAATATCAAATATGACAGCGAGCGGCACCTGCTTGATCCGCGCTGTGAAATAGGGGCCGATGATCTGCAATATACCAAACGGATGCCGAGCGCCTTTTTCGAAACGCCGCTGGCGAGCTATTTGACATGGCATAAAGTCGATACGGTGGTGGTGACCGGCGGCTCTACGTCTGGCTGTGTGCGTGCCACAGCGGTAGATGCGCTAAGTCATGGATATCGCACGATCGTTCCGATTGAAACCTGCGCCGATAAGCATGAAAGCTATCATTTTGCCAACCTGACTGATTTGCAATTGAAATACGCGGATGTCGAACCGGTGCAGGCGGTGATTGACTGGCTGGAGGCGCGCTAG
- a CDS encoding polysaccharide deacetylase family protein, giving the protein MSEAQNSDPGLYDYLPYRGRPKIEWPEGKTCAVWVAPNLEFYELDPAVNPHRKSWVKPHPDVVGYSHRDHANRVSHWRMAEMMTKHGFPGSVSLSVALCDHIPEVVEDANQRGWEFFSHGIYNTRYSYGMDEAQERAIIEDSIETVQRSTGQRIRGWLAPALTHTPRTLDLLAEYGMDYTCDLYHDDQPTDVKVKSGRLTAIPYSLEVNDHYGFFIYNMSPTEYADTLIRQYNRLAEEGEQSGTVMCIPLHSYLIGQPHRIGPFEAVLEHIAGDGRAWISRAGDIVDAFRKQTGGAS; this is encoded by the coding sequence GTGTCCGAAGCACAAAATTCCGATCCAGGATTATATGACTATCTGCCCTATCGCGGTCGTCCGAAAATCGAGTGGCCGGAGGGAAAGACTTGCGCGGTCTGGGTTGCGCCCAATCTGGAATTTTACGAACTGGACCCGGCGGTTAACCCTCATCGGAAGAGCTGGGTAAAGCCGCATCCGGATGTTGTCGGTTATAGCCACCGCGATCATGCGAACCGCGTGTCGCACTGGCGCATGGCGGAGATGATGACAAAACACGGCTTTCCCGGATCTGTCAGCCTGTCGGTCGCCTTATGTGATCATATTCCGGAAGTGGTGGAGGATGCCAATCAGCGTGGTTGGGAGTTTTTTAGCCATGGTATTTACAATACCCGCTATTCTTATGGAATGGATGAGGCGCAGGAACGTGCGATTATTGAGGACTCGATTGAAACGGTACAGCGCTCCACCGGCCAAAGAATCAGAGGCTGGCTGGCTCCCGCGCTGACACATACGCCGCGCACGCTCGACCTGCTTGCGGAATATGGCATGGATTATACCTGCGACCTGTATCACGATGATCAACCGACGGACGTAAAAGTGAAGTCTGGGCGGTTGACCGCGATTCCCTATAGCCTTGAGGTCAACGACCATTATGGCTTCTTCATCTACAATATGTCGCCGACAGAATATGCCGATACGCTGATACGGCAATATAACCGACTGGCGGAAGAGGGCGAACAATCAGGAACTGTAATGTGCATTCCTCTGCACAGCTATCTCATTGGTCAACCTCATCGGATTGGTCCGTTTGAAGCAGTGCTCGAACATATTGCGGGGGATGGCCGGGCATGGATTTCCAGGGCCGGTGATATCGTGGATGCCTTCCGGAAACAGACCGGAGGTGCATCATGA
- a CDS encoding polysaccharide deacetylase family protein: protein MSLDPSYLEYPKRGRGMDHAYYPYSNLFGRKPVSWPDDKKLLIWPVISLEYFPMMPDDDPFRAPGHMQTAYPDYRHYTAREYGTRIGIYRLLDAFEKVRAKVSVATNSVMAERYPELIEDILSGGHEIIAHSTDMNGTIAGGMDEADEKALINAALTTLEEATGKRPRGWLSIARSQSFKTAKLLAEAGVEYMCDWANDELPYRFKTDAGTITNIPLNHELSDRQIINVQQHSVDSYAQQIRDAADWLLAEAESYGGRMLPMHLTPYIMGLPYRISGFEKLIASFAEHNDIGFARGDAILNSWKAQQ, encoded by the coding sequence ATGAGCCTTGATCCAAGCTATCTCGAATACCCGAAGCGTGGTCGTGGTATGGACCATGCTTACTATCCTTACAGCAACCTGTTCGGGCGGAAACCGGTATCATGGCCTGATGATAAGAAGCTACTTATTTGGCCGGTCATCAGCCTGGAATATTTCCCGATGATGCCGGATGATGATCCCTTCCGAGCCCCCGGCCATATGCAGACCGCTTATCCAGATTATCGCCACTATACTGCGCGCGAATATGGCACACGGATAGGGATTTACCGGTTGCTGGATGCGTTTGAAAAGGTGAGAGCAAAAGTCTCGGTAGCAACCAACAGCGTGATGGCTGAACGCTATCCGGAGCTGATTGAGGATATCCTGTCCGGTGGTCATGAGATCATCGCGCATAGCACGGATATGAACGGCACGATTGCAGGTGGTATGGATGAGGCGGATGAAAAGGCCCTGATCAATGCAGCGCTTACCACCTTGGAAGAAGCGACCGGGAAGCGGCCGCGCGGCTGGCTATCGATAGCGCGGTCACAGAGCTTCAAAACCGCAAAGCTCCTAGCAGAAGCTGGTGTAGAATATATGTGTGACTGGGCGAATGACGAACTGCCTTATAGATTTAAGACAGACGCTGGAACGATCACCAATATCCCGCTTAATCATGAACTCTCCGATCGCCAGATTATCAATGTCCAGCAGCACTCGGTCGACAGCTATGCCCAGCAGATACGCGATGCTGCAGACTGGTTGCTTGCGGAGGCTGAGTCATATGGTGGCCGGATGCTACCGATGCATCTGACGCCCTATATCATGGGACTGCCTTATCGGATCAGCGGTTTTGAGAAGCTGATCGCGAGCTTTGCAGAGCATAATGATATCGGGTTTGCAAGAGGCGATGCGATACTCAACAGCTGGAAGGCACAGCAATGA
- a CDS encoding aldehyde dehydrogenase family protein, translating to MKIRNPRTGKTDYEIAPLSGETVTDIAQQLRAAQTGWAAKTPEERGAILLQWADAIEVNLGTIIPALTNDTGRGGISKIEAAGVPGQIRRWARTAPQLIAEGQPADQPTSVPTITTSTELVPYQLAGVISPWNFPMTLALIDAIPALMAGSAVLIKPSEVTPRFIKPLMATVEQIPELAAVLSIIEGDGKTGAAMIDQVDYVCFTGSVATGWKVGESAAQAFIPASLELGGKDPMIVLASADPETAAATALRASIVNTGQACQSIERVYVAREIAEPFLASLTAQAEAVALNYPDINKGHIGPFIFEKQAEIAQNQIDDAVRKGAKLVTGGAVENLGGGLYLRPTILTDVPPDSNIIREENFGPVIPVVIYDQIEEAIAQANDSIFGLSAAVVGGSVTEAEQIASHLKAGAVSINDGSLTSMVWEAEKSSFGYSGLGASRMGASGLMRFFRKRVLIRQSGEAARIEAFAEENF from the coding sequence ATGAAGATACGCAATCCGCGTACTGGTAAAACCGACTATGAGATCGCTCCGTTAAGTGGTGAGACGGTCACTGATATTGCCCAGCAACTGCGCGCAGCGCAGACCGGCTGGGCAGCCAAGACACCCGAAGAACGTGGCGCAATATTGCTGCAATGGGCGGATGCGATCGAAGTCAATCTTGGGACGATCATCCCTGCGTTGACTAACGACACGGGGCGCGGTGGGATTTCGAAAATCGAAGCGGCGGGAGTACCGGGACAAATACGGCGCTGGGCAAGAACGGCGCCGCAGCTTATCGCCGAAGGTCAACCAGCTGATCAGCCGACTTCAGTTCCGACGATCACCACATCGACGGAATTGGTGCCATATCAACTGGCCGGTGTGATCAGCCCGTGGAACTTCCCGATGACGCTCGCGCTGATTGACGCGATTCCGGCTTTGATGGCGGGATCAGCAGTGCTGATAAAACCGTCTGAGGTAACGCCACGATTTATCAAGCCGCTGATGGCAACTGTCGAGCAAATCCCGGAGCTAGCGGCGGTGCTGTCGATCATTGAAGGCGATGGAAAAACCGGAGCGGCGATGATTGATCAGGTCGATTATGTCTGTTTTACAGGCTCGGTGGCGACGGGGTGGAAAGTTGGCGAAAGTGCCGCGCAGGCGTTTATTCCGGCTAGTCTGGAGCTGGGCGGTAAGGACCCGATGATCGTGCTGGCGAGCGCGGATCCGGAGACGGCAGCGGCGACGGCGCTGCGGGCCAGTATCGTCAACACCGGGCAGGCCTGCCAGTCGATCGAGCGGGTCTATGTGGCGCGGGAGATTGCCGAGCCGTTTCTCGCCAGTTTGACGGCGCAGGCAGAGGCGGTGGCGCTCAATTACCCCGACATCAATAAAGGCCATATCGGCCCGTTTATCTTTGAAAAACAAGCGGAAATTGCGCAGAACCAGATTGATGACGCGGTCAGGAAAGGCGCCAAACTGGTCACCGGGGGCGCAGTCGAAAATCTCGGCGGCGGGCTCTATCTCAGGCCAACCATTCTCACCGATGTCCCACCGGATTCAAACATCATCCGCGAAGAGAATTTCGGTCCCGTCATCCCGGTCGTGATCTATGATCAGATTGAAGAGGCGATTGCACAGGCGAATGATAGTATCTTCGGTTTGTCCGCTGCGGTTGTTGGCGGATCGGTTACGGAAGCGGAACAGATCGCATCCCATCTGAAGGCGGGCGCGGTATCAATCAATGACGGGTCGCTAACATCGATGGTCTGGGAAGCGGAAAAATCGAGCTTTGGCTATTCCGGGCTCGGCGCATCGCGAATGGGGGCCAGCGGCCTGATGCGCTTCTTCCGTAAACGCGTGCTGATCCGGCAATCGGGCGAGGCAGCGCGAATAGAGGCTTTTGCAGAGGAGAATTTCTGA
- a CDS encoding class I SAM-dependent methyltransferase translates to MGVELQHPMKPELTAEEAARGRFVSGIRAFILNDLAGDLRLAYDKRAAPAFARENGRQPETSNEAHQALRGDPAFNIYSAMRVQAQKMVWQASGDVVARDIERLEAEAAKVANGPGSVKLNPDLDIPRNVDAIEVHLMPGSYTRGGDSLEAGAVYDQGLAVFSMGLMGANLDDIGLSMAAYVKGKFPDFKPQSILDTGCTIGHNTLPWKQTYPDAKVEAIDAAAGGLRYASARAKMQGQEVSFAQMSADALDYPDASFDLVFSSMFLHELSKKARAAAFKEAYRVLKPGGLLLHMELPPNDQMNAFDGFYLDWDSWYNSEPFYKGYRDESPPELCQAGGFGADDYFQFVVPSIGIYGEEAVAQAIADENANAVDSETTGRLAEGIMWFGFGAWKR, encoded by the coding sequence ATGGGCGTGGAATTGCAGCATCCGATGAAACCGGAACTGACGGCGGAAGAGGCCGCGCGCGGGCGCTTTGTGTCCGGCATCCGGGCGTTCATCCTCAACGATCTCGCCGGTGATTTGCGCTTGGCCTATGACAAGCGCGCAGCCCCTGCCTTTGCCCGGGAGAACGGCCGCCAGCCGGAAACCAGCAACGAAGCACATCAGGCGCTGCGCGGAGACCCGGCGTTCAACATCTATTCGGCAATGCGGGTGCAGGCGCAGAAAATGGTCTGGCAGGCGTCGGGCGATGTGGTGGCAAGAGATATTGAACGGTTGGAAGCGGAGGCAGCGAAAGTTGCCAACGGGCCTGGTTCTGTCAAACTCAATCCCGATCTCGATATCCCCCGTAATGTCGATGCGATTGAAGTGCACCTGATGCCGGGCAGCTACACGCGCGGCGGAGACTCTCTCGAAGCCGGCGCGGTCTATGATCAGGGGTTGGCCGTGTTCTCTATGGGTCTGATGGGTGCCAATCTTGATGATATCGGCCTGTCCATGGCCGCTTATGTGAAAGGGAAATTCCCCGATTTCAAACCGCAGAGCATTCTCGATACCGGTTGCACTATCGGCCACAATACATTGCCATGGAAACAGACCTATCCCGACGCAAAGGTAGAGGCGATTGACGCAGCGGCGGGCGGCCTGCGCTATGCATCGGCGCGCGCCAAGATGCAGGGGCAGGAGGTCAGTTTCGCGCAAATGTCCGCCGATGCGCTGGACTATCCCGACGCCAGTTTCGACCTCGTCTTTTCCTCGATGTTCCTGCATGAATTATCGAAGAAAGCGCGCGCGGCGGCGTTTAAGGAAGCCTATCGGGTGCTGAAACCTGGCGGTCTGCTGCTCCATATGGAATTGCCACCTAATGACCAGATGAATGCCTTTGACGGCTTTTATCTGGACTGGGACAGCTGGTATAATTCGGAGCCTTTCTACAAAGGTTATCGCGATGAGAGCCCGCCCGAATTGTGCCAGGCAGGCGGCTTTGGCGCAGACGACTATTTCCAGTTCGTCGTGCCCAGCATCGGCATCTATGGTGAGGAAGCGGTAGCGCAAGCCATTGCAGACGAGAATGCGAATGCCGTCGACAGCGAAACCACCGGACGACTGGCCGAAGGCATTATGTGGTTTGGTTTTGGTGCTTGGAAAAGATGA
- a CDS encoding zinc-dependent alcohol dehydrogenase family protein, with amino-acid sequence MKAWQIGSRTGIGGLQLAEHSDPEPGPDEIVVKVTAAGLNYRDLMVLRGDYGTDLPEDRVPLSDGVGVIEAIGADVTGLEVGTRVMAPHFATWLDGAYSFAVFARDLGVTANGWLAEKIILPANAAVVVPENVSDNSAATFSVVGSTVWHAMMAFGEAKPGDLVLAQGTGGVSIFALQLAKAMGMDFAITSSSDEKLARAKEMGADYGINYRDRPDWGTALLDATSGRGADVVVDTLGFPAMGETVAACAVNARIGSLGALSGTPQDQSSASQGALIGKNIAIKGIASGNREMLQQALDVVAKNDIELLVESVFDFDDAAAAFTHLESGSHMGKVMITV; translated from the coding sequence ATGAAGGCTTGGCAAATCGGATCCAGAACCGGCATTGGCGGATTGCAGTTGGCCGAGCATAGCGATCCGGAACCGGGCCCGGACGAGATTGTCGTCAAGGTCACGGCAGCCGGTCTTAACTATCGCGACCTGATGGTGCTTCGCGGCGACTATGGTACGGATCTGCCTGAAGATCGCGTGCCTCTGTCTGACGGTGTCGGCGTGATTGAAGCCATTGGGGCTGATGTTACCGGACTGGAAGTGGGAACCCGCGTCATGGCCCCGCATTTCGCCACCTGGCTCGATGGCGCCTATAGCTTTGCCGTATTTGCCAGAGATCTGGGCGTTACCGCCAATGGCTGGCTAGCCGAGAAAATCATTCTCCCTGCAAATGCAGCCGTGGTCGTACCTGAAAATGTGAGCGACAATAGCGCGGCTACCTTCTCGGTCGTCGGCAGCACGGTCTGGCATGCGATGATGGCCTTTGGTGAGGCTAAGCCGGGCGATCTCGTGCTCGCACAGGGAACCGGCGGTGTATCCATATTCGCGCTGCAGCTGGCCAAGGCAATGGGAATGGATTTCGCGATCACCTCGTCGAGCGATGAAAAACTGGCGCGTGCCAAGGAAATGGGCGCGGATTACGGCATCAACTATCGCGACCGACCCGATTGGGGCACCGCTTTGCTGGACGCCACGAGTGGCCGAGGCGCAGATGTTGTCGTTGATACATTGGGTTTTCCGGCGATGGGCGAAACCGTGGCGGCCTGCGCCGTCAATGCGCGCATCGGATCTCTGGGGGCGCTGTCCGGAACGCCGCAGGATCAATCCAGCGCCAGCCAGGGCGCTTTGATTGGCAAGAATATCGCAATCAAGGGCATCGCATCCGGCAATCGAGAGATGCTGCAACAGGCGCTGGATGTGGTTGCGAAAAACGATATCGAACTGTTGGTCGAAAGCGTTTTCGACTTTGACGATGCAGCTGCGGCTTTCACGCATCTCGAAAGCGGCAGTCATATGGGCAAGGTGATGATTACCGTTTAA
- a CDS encoding DUF3108 domain-containing protein, whose amino-acid sequence MKHRIIEGRLEYTSRKPEMEGQNRGFETFMFTHHSDGKVTMRAHCEIYEPEPTVMRDIIYAMDEHKQPMDCHVRLTVGDKFMGSGWMRFDGTHVEMESYGPSIGRLSQRVEAELPLDGFGTHPIVSDGYMLSTKDWDKETKRLLNCYLPSPDHRGATPPQIAQVKIGAIYIGTEEVTVPAGTFQCKHLQFVDDASIVPGTGGMAGEHPAYDVWITDDDDGIFVQGGVGGYMMTWYELVELKR is encoded by the coding sequence ATGAAGCACCGCATTATCGAAGGCCGTCTGGAATATACGTCGCGCAAACCGGAGATGGAGGGTCAGAATCGCGGGTTCGAAACCTTCATGTTCACCCATCATAGTGATGGCAAAGTGACCATGCGCGCGCATTGCGAAATTTACGAACCCGAACCCACGGTTATGCGCGATATCATCTACGCGATGGACGAGCATAAACAGCCGATGGACTGCCATGTCAGACTAACCGTCGGAGATAAATTTATGGGTTCAGGCTGGATGCGCTTTGACGGAACCCATGTTGAAATGGAATCCTATGGCCCCTCGATCGGGAGGCTCTCTCAAAGGGTTGAAGCGGAATTGCCGCTCGACGGTTTCGGCACACACCCGATTGTCTCAGACGGCTATATGCTGTCGACCAAGGATTGGGATAAGGAAACAAAGCGCCTGCTCAATTGCTATCTGCCCTCCCCCGATCATCGTGGTGCAACCCCGCCGCAAATTGCACAGGTCAAGATCGGTGCCATCTATATCGGCACAGAAGAAGTTACCGTGCCGGCCGGCACCTTCCAGTGCAAACATCTGCAATTTGTCGATGATGCCAGCATAGTACCGGGAACCGGCGGCATGGCGGGCGAGCATCCCGCCTATGACGTGTGGATTACCGATGATGACGACGGCATATTCGTACAGGGTGGCGTCGGCGGTTATATGATGACGTGGTACGAGCTGGTCGAACTTAAACGGTAA
- a CDS encoding class I SAM-dependent methyltransferase translates to MSKTVPSDQKLDVAPPYNAVARHGVSPQPSHDEIARFDFLANFNKFLSGALGPGNQLAYDKRVLPAFLKENGREPQDRFEIRHAMNDDPFHSFWSALKRNSMEMRQQNGRAMVLRQIDELNAKARQYNEGRDTLELNPEVAVPRYQSAVDIHCMPGSYHGEELSGDVSAGANYDCGIFATTAGGLGALSDGGGQALVDWIKKERPGWQPRRMLDIGTTVGHNIVPLALAFPDTEFIAIDTAAPILRYAHARAQSLGATNIKFIQSNAEDLSRWDDGTFDWVQTTMFLHETSGKALPKIIAEGYRVLADNGLMFHLEQPEYSDAMPLFEQFLRDWDAFNNNEPFWSSMHALDMKDEMVKAGFDRDELFETGVRAVVDREIFPEAPTGEDEDHGRAAFWHAYGAWKNADQMQEAAE, encoded by the coding sequence ATGAGCAAAACAGTCCCGAGCGACCAGAAACTGGACGTCGCACCACCCTATAATGCTGTGGCCCGGCATGGCGTATCACCGCAGCCGTCCCACGACGAAATCGCGCGGTTTGATTTCCTCGCCAATTTCAACAAATTCCTGTCCGGCGCTCTCGGGCCCGGCAATCAACTGGCCTATGACAAGCGCGTGCTGCCGGCTTTTCTAAAAGAAAACGGCCGGGAACCACAGGACCGGTTTGAAATCCGCCACGCGATGAATGATGATCCGTTCCACTCATTCTGGTCCGCGCTGAAACGCAATTCGATGGAAATGCGCCAGCAAAATGGCCGCGCTATGGTGCTGCGCCAGATTGATGAACTCAACGCCAAGGCGCGGCAATATAATGAGGGCCGCGACACGCTGGAACTAAACCCCGAAGTCGCAGTGCCGCGCTATCAGAGCGCCGTCGACATTCACTGCATGCCAGGCAGCTATCATGGCGAAGAGCTGTCCGGCGATGTTTCCGCGGGTGCCAATTATGATTGCGGCATCTTTGCCACCACGGCAGGCGGTCTCGGCGCGCTGTCGGATGGCGGCGGTCAGGCGCTGGTTGACTGGATCAAGAAAGAACGCCCCGGATGGCAGCCGCGCCGGATGCTCGATATCGGCACCACAGTTGGCCATAATATCGTCCCGCTGGCGCTCGCTTTTCCCGATACTGAGTTTATCGCGATCGACACAGCCGCGCCGATATTGCGCTATGCTCATGCTCGGGCTCAATCGCTTGGTGCAACCAATATCAAGTTCATTCAGTCCAATGCGGAAGACCTGTCGCGCTGGGATGACGGAACCTTTGACTGGGTCCAGACGACAATGTTCCTGCATGAAACCAGCGGTAAGGCGCTACCGAAAATCATTGCCGAAGGATACCGCGTCCTCGCCGACAATGGCCTGATGTTCCATCTGGAACAGCCGGAATATTCCGATGCCATGCCGCTATTTGAGCAGTTTCTGCGGGACTGGGATGCGTTCAACAACAATGAACCCTTTTGGTCCTCCATGCATGCGCTGGATATGAAAGACGAGATGGTCAAAGCCGGCTTTGATCGCGATGAGCTTTTCGAAACCGGAGTGCGCGCCGTGGTGGATCGAGAGATTTTCCCCGAAGCACCAACTGGCGAGGACGAAGATCATGGCCGCGCCGCTTTCTGGCATGCCTATGGTGCCTGGAAAAATGCCGATCAGATGCAGGAGGCAGCAGAATGA
- a CDS encoding nitrilase-related carbon-nitrogen hydrolase, translating to MDLGRRQMIAAALCASVASPVFAANEKYDKDKAMTDTKTYAAVAMQLAARSIEKTPDKAAARAQMLAMIGEIETKIRSAIIFIQQYAGNPVRLAVLPEYLLTSYPGRISIPDFADKAALEVDGPEYDALGAMAQRLKMFIAGNAYEVDANFPGLYFQSSFVVAPSGDVVLRYRRLNSMFAPTPHDVWTKYLDIYGLDGVFPVAKTEIGNLAAIASEEILYPEIARAHALRGAEIFVHSSSEIGSPLDTPKDIGKRARAQENMAYVVSANTAGIENTTLPLASADGNSMVVDYKGRVMAESNSGETFTAFADIDLGALRAARRKPAMTNFLARQRLELFAATYGNLSVQKADGLIEVNEVKTPDRDYFLRTQEDTIERMIKEGLI from the coding sequence ATGGACCTTGGTCGCAGACAGATGATCGCCGCGGCATTATGTGCCAGTGTCGCATCTCCGGTTTTCGCCGCGAACGAGAAATATGATAAAGACAAAGCTATGACCGACACCAAAACTTACGCCGCCGTTGCAATGCAGCTCGCCGCGCGTTCGATTGAAAAGACGCCAGACAAGGCCGCCGCCCGCGCACAGATGCTGGCGATGATCGGTGAAATTGAAACCAAAATCCGTTCGGCGATAATTTTTATCCAGCAATATGCCGGCAATCCGGTCAGGTTGGCGGTGCTGCCGGAATATCTGCTGACCAGCTATCCGGGGCGCATTTCGATCCCCGACTTTGCCGACAAGGCTGCGCTGGAAGTGGATGGTCCGGAATATGACGCGCTGGGCGCGATGGCGCAGCGGCTGAAAATGTTCATTGCCGGCAATGCCTATGAAGTGGATGCGAATTTCCCGGGTCTTTATTTTCAATCCAGCTTCGTGGTCGCGCCATCCGGAGACGTTGTGCTGCGCTATCGCCGGCTCAATTCGATGTTTGCGCCGACGCCGCATGATGTCTGGACCAAATATCTTGATATCTATGGCCTCGACGGAGTGTTCCCCGTGGCGAAGACAGAGATTGGCAACCTTGCCGCCATTGCATCGGAAGAAATACTCTATCCCGAAATCGCCCGCGCCCATGCGCTGCGCGGGGCCGAGATTTTCGTGCACAGCTCGTCGGAAATCGGTTCCCCGCTCGACACGCCAAAAGATATCGGCAAGCGCGCACGCGCACAGGAAAATATGGCTTATGTCGTCTCCGCCAATACCGCAGGCATTGAAAACACGACCCTGCCGCTGGCCTCTGCCGACGGGAACAGCATGGTGGTCGACTATAAGGGCCGGGTGATGGCCGAGTCGAACAGCGGAGAGACGTTCACCGCCTTTGCCGATATCGATTTGGGCGCCTTACGCGCCGCGCGGCGCAAGCCTGCGATGACCAATTTCCTCGCGCGTCAGCGGCTGGAGCTTTTTGCCGCCACTTATGGTAATTTGTCCGTACAAAAGGCCGACGGTTTGATCGAGGTCAATGAAGTGAAGACACCCGATCGCGATTACTTCCTGCGCACTCAGGAAGATACAATAGAGCGCATGATAAAGGAGGGCTTGATATGA